In one window of Bacteroidota bacterium DNA:
- a CDS encoding FkbM family methyltransferase — protein sequence MWITFLKHSIQYLFKTFGLDLSRYHPETNKWFVQKKLLENVVSPVILDVGANIGQTLKVYKSLFPDGEIHCFEPFPDSYNILKDFATQFNRSQTYQLAIAEKTEETVFHVNSDYHATNSLFYRPSKGYCYYPKEAQLNDTIPVKTDTLDSFAQRINLNQVNILKMDIQGAELLALRGATQLLENQAISLIVTEVMFVPHYEGGALFNQIHDFLSTKDYSLFGIYDAHFAENCQIRFADAIFISRDLRAQLK from the coding sequence ATGTGGATAACTTTTTTGAAACATTCAATTCAATATTTATTTAAAACATTCGGCCTGGATTTGAGCCGCTATCACCCAGAGACGAACAAGTGGTTTGTTCAGAAAAAATTACTGGAGAATGTTGTCAGTCCAGTGATACTGGATGTAGGAGCAAACATTGGTCAGACACTTAAAGTTTACAAATCGTTGTTTCCCGATGGAGAAATTCATTGTTTCGAACCATTTCCAGATTCTTATAATATACTTAAGGACTTTGCTACACAATTCAATAGATCTCAAACTTATCAACTTGCAATTGCGGAAAAGACAGAAGAGACTGTTTTTCATGTTAATTCTGATTACCATGCTACAAATTCTTTGTTTTATAGACCCTCTAAGGGATACTGCTATTATCCTAAAGAAGCACAGCTAAATGATACTATTCCCGTTAAAACTGATACTCTTGATTCATTTGCTCAAAGGATAAATTTGAATCAGGTAAATATTCTGAAAATGGATATTCAAGGCGCTGAACTTTTAGCACTTCGTGGTGCGACTCAGCTTTTGGAAAATCAAGCTATAAGCCTTATAGTAACAGAAGTCATGTTTGTCCCGCATTACGAGGGCGGTGCTCTGTTTAATCAAATACATGACTTTCTGAGTACAAAAGATTATTCATTGTTTGGAATCTATGATGCGCATTTCGCTGAAAATTGTCAAATTCGTTTCGCTGACGCAATATTTATCAGTCGTGATTTGCGGGCACAA